The Bombus vancouverensis nearcticus chromosome 9, iyBomVanc1_principal, whole genome shotgun sequence genome includes a window with the following:
- the Rtnl1 gene encoding reticulon isoform X5, protein MAITREELAALIYWRDPKKSGPVFGCILGVLLSLAYFSLISVLAYLSLLILTGTVAFRIHNTVLQAIQKTSDGHPFQNILEMDLTLPAEKVHEVADVAVAHLNAAVSELRRLFLVEDFVDSLKFGVLLWCLTYVGSWFNGMTLVIIGVVALFTLPKVYETNKAQIDQNLALVQSKINDLTTKVKAAIPFGKKEPKKEE, encoded by the exons ATGGCAATCACGAGGGAGGAAC TGGCAGCTTTAATTTATTGGCGCGATCCAAAGAAATCAGGCCCCGTGTTCGGGTGTATACTCGGCGTGCTCCTCTCGCTGGCCTACTTCAGCTTGATAAGTGTTCTTGCTTATTTGTCACTTCTTATCCTCACAGGCACCGTTGCCTTTAGGATTCACAACACCGTTCTTCAAGCTATTCAGAAAACTTCCGATGGGCATCCTTTCCA GAACATTTTGGAAATGGATTTAACATTGCCCGCGGAGAAGGTGCACGAAGTGGCAGACGTGGCTGTTGCACACTTAAACGCAGCGGTCAGTGAACTTCGTAGGCTCTTCCTtgtcgaggatttcgtcgactCTTTAAAATTTGGTGTCCTTCTTTGGTGTCTCACCTACGTGGGTTCTTGGTTCAATGGCATGACTCTAGTCATAATtg GAGTGGTTGCCTTATTCACACTGCCGAAGGTCTATGAGACAAATAAGGCACAAATTGACCAGAATCTAGCACTGGTACAAAGCAAAATCAACGATCTCACTACTAA AGTGAAAGCTGCGATACCGTTTGGCAAGAAAGAGCCAAAGAAGGAAGAATAA
- the Rtnl1 gene encoding reticulon isoform X6 yields the protein MVRKNNLRTAIEELPNRGTVAALIYWRDPKKSGPVFGCILGVLLSLAYFSLISVLAYLSLLILTGTVAFRIHNTVLQAIQKTSDGHPFQNILEMDLTLPAEKVHEVADVAVAHLNAAVSELRRLFLVEDFVDSLKFGVLLWCLTYVGSWFNGMTLVIIGVVALFTLPKVYETNKAQIDQNLALVQSKINDLTTKVKAAIPFGKKEPKKEE from the exons ATGGtacgaaaaaataatttaagaacAGCCATCGAGGAGCTTCCCAACAGAGGTACCG TGGCAGCTTTAATTTATTGGCGCGATCCAAAGAAATCAGGCCCCGTGTTCGGGTGTATACTCGGCGTGCTCCTCTCGCTGGCCTACTTCAGCTTGATAAGTGTTCTTGCTTATTTGTCACTTCTTATCCTCACAGGCACCGTTGCCTTTAGGATTCACAACACCGTTCTTCAAGCTATTCAGAAAACTTCCGATGGGCATCCTTTCCA GAACATTTTGGAAATGGATTTAACATTGCCCGCGGAGAAGGTGCACGAAGTGGCAGACGTGGCTGTTGCACACTTAAACGCAGCGGTCAGTGAACTTCGTAGGCTCTTCCTtgtcgaggatttcgtcgactCTTTAAAATTTGGTGTCCTTCTTTGGTGTCTCACCTACGTGGGTTCTTGGTTCAATGGCATGACTCTAGTCATAATtg GAGTGGTTGCCTTATTCACACTGCCGAAGGTCTATGAGACAAATAAGGCACAAATTGACCAGAATCTAGCACTGGTACAAAGCAAAATCAACGATCTCACTACTAA AGTGAAAGCTGCGATACCGTTTGGCAAGAAAGAGCCAAAGAAGGAAGAATAA
- the Rtnl1 gene encoding reticulon isoform X1 codes for MAELKEQPIRREHDSMDDFEHLEHVQDGQSTHLETHTEKVDRSAKDNFDMDQDMINFSLNQSLNEPEDSKKATMLLLESEKGKPAEESNFEVRSKEPEFDLLSGKIEDQSDVMKIDPVTKQADEKQEIAEKEEVKETKIPDREPEIPPSTEKKLDNSWNVIEKSPPVSELISKPERKAESVSEYVVEHVEKKERISAPETGESEFESEIEASPAKSFKSIKQEVRREPIEVEIAPKEIFSSMGIDAWFNPDRLNPKVAALIYWRDPKKSGPVFGCILGVLLSLAYFSLISVLAYLSLLILTGTVAFRIHNTVLQAIQKTSDGHPFQNILEMDLTLPAEKVHEVADVAVAHLNAAVSELRRLFLVEDFVDSLKFGVLLWCLTYVGSWFNGMTLVIIGVVALFTLPKVYETNKAQIDQNLALVQSKINDLTTKVKAAIPFGKKEPKKEE; via the exons ATGGCCGAGTTGAAGGAGCAACCAATCAGGAGAGAGCACGATTCGATGGACGATTTTGAGCACCTCGAACACGTCCAGGATGGGCAATCAACCCACCTTGAAACTCATACCGAGAAAGTAGATAGAAGTGCGAAGGATAATTTCGATATGGATCAAGATATGATCAACTTTTCCTTGAATCAATCATTAAATGAACCAGAAGATTCTAAAAAAGCGACGATGTTATTATTGGAGTCAGAAAAAGGAAAACCGGCTGAGGAAAGTAATTTTGAGGTTAGATCAAAGGAACCGGAATTCGACTTGTTATCAGGCAAAATAGAGGACCAATCGGACGTTATGAAAATCGATCCGGTTACTAAACAGGCAGATGAGAAGCAAGAGATCGCCGAAAAGGAAGAAGTTAAGGAAACCAAAATTCCAGATCGCGAACCAGAAATTCCTCCCTCTACTGAGAAAAAATTGGATAATTCATGGAATGTTATTGAAAAATCTCCACCTGTTTCGGAGTTAATTTCGAAACCAGAGAGAAAAGCAGAAAGTGTAAGTGAGTATGTGGTTGAGCATGTAGAGAAAAAGGAACGGATCAGTGCACCAGAAACCGGGGAATCGGAATTTGAGTCCGAAATCGAAGCATCACCGGCAAAGAGTTTCAAATCGATCAAGCAGGAAGTAAGACGAGAACCGATAGAAGTGGAAATTGCTCCAAAGGAGATTTTCAGTAGCATGGGAATCG ACGCATGGTTTAATCCTGATAGACTGAATCCAAAAG TGGCAGCTTTAATTTATTGGCGCGATCCAAAGAAATCAGGCCCCGTGTTCGGGTGTATACTCGGCGTGCTCCTCTCGCTGGCCTACTTCAGCTTGATAAGTGTTCTTGCTTATTTGTCACTTCTTATCCTCACAGGCACCGTTGCCTTTAGGATTCACAACACCGTTCTTCAAGCTATTCAGAAAACTTCCGATGGGCATCCTTTCCA GAACATTTTGGAAATGGATTTAACATTGCCCGCGGAGAAGGTGCACGAAGTGGCAGACGTGGCTGTTGCACACTTAAACGCAGCGGTCAGTGAACTTCGTAGGCTCTTCCTtgtcgaggatttcgtcgactCTTTAAAATTTGGTGTCCTTCTTTGGTGTCTCACCTACGTGGGTTCTTGGTTCAATGGCATGACTCTAGTCATAATtg GAGTGGTTGCCTTATTCACACTGCCGAAGGTCTATGAGACAAATAAGGCACAAATTGACCAGAATCTAGCACTGGTACAAAGCAAAATCAACGATCTCACTACTAA AGTGAAAGCTGCGATACCGTTTGGCAAGAAAGAGCCAAAGAAGGAAGAATAA
- the Rtnl1 gene encoding reticulon isoform X4 encodes MRMEPACPMSPEKEKEDSDVVCKESCIANGNSCFWNILHPLAALIYWRDPKKSGPVFGCILGVLLSLAYFSLISVLAYLSLLILTGTVAFRIHNTVLQAIQKTSDGHPFQNILEMDLTLPAEKVHEVADVAVAHLNAAVSELRRLFLVEDFVDSLKFGVLLWCLTYVGSWFNGMTLVIIGVVALFTLPKVYETNKAQIDQNLALVQSKINDLTTKVKAAIPFGKKEPKKEE; translated from the exons ATGAGAATGGAGCCAGCATGCCCTATGTCTcctgaaaaagagaaagaagattccGATGTGGTTTGCAAAGAATCATGCATCGCCAATGGCAATTCTTGCTTCTGGAATATTCTTCATCCAT TGGCAGCTTTAATTTATTGGCGCGATCCAAAGAAATCAGGCCCCGTGTTCGGGTGTATACTCGGCGTGCTCCTCTCGCTGGCCTACTTCAGCTTGATAAGTGTTCTTGCTTATTTGTCACTTCTTATCCTCACAGGCACCGTTGCCTTTAGGATTCACAACACCGTTCTTCAAGCTATTCAGAAAACTTCCGATGGGCATCCTTTCCA GAACATTTTGGAAATGGATTTAACATTGCCCGCGGAGAAGGTGCACGAAGTGGCAGACGTGGCTGTTGCACACTTAAACGCAGCGGTCAGTGAACTTCGTAGGCTCTTCCTtgtcgaggatttcgtcgactCTTTAAAATTTGGTGTCCTTCTTTGGTGTCTCACCTACGTGGGTTCTTGGTTCAATGGCATGACTCTAGTCATAATtg GAGTGGTTGCCTTATTCACACTGCCGAAGGTCTATGAGACAAATAAGGCACAAATTGACCAGAATCTAGCACTGGTACAAAGCAAAATCAACGATCTCACTACTAA AGTGAAAGCTGCGATACCGTTTGGCAAGAAAGAGCCAAAGAAGGAAGAATAA
- the Rtnl1 gene encoding reticulon isoform X3 gives MRMEPACPMSPEKEKEDSDVVCKESCIANGNSCFWNILHPYAWFNPDRLNPKVAALIYWRDPKKSGPVFGCILGVLLSLAYFSLISVLAYLSLLILTGTVAFRIHNTVLQAIQKTSDGHPFQNILEMDLTLPAEKVHEVADVAVAHLNAAVSELRRLFLVEDFVDSLKFGVLLWCLTYVGSWFNGMTLVIIGVVALFTLPKVYETNKAQIDQNLALVQSKINDLTTKVKAAIPFGKKEPKKEE, from the exons ATGAGAATGGAGCCAGCATGCCCTATGTCTcctgaaaaagagaaagaagattccGATGTGGTTTGCAAAGAATCATGCATCGCCAATGGCAATTCTTGCTTCTGGAATATTCTTCATCCAT ACGCATGGTTTAATCCTGATAGACTGAATCCAAAAG TGGCAGCTTTAATTTATTGGCGCGATCCAAAGAAATCAGGCCCCGTGTTCGGGTGTATACTCGGCGTGCTCCTCTCGCTGGCCTACTTCAGCTTGATAAGTGTTCTTGCTTATTTGTCACTTCTTATCCTCACAGGCACCGTTGCCTTTAGGATTCACAACACCGTTCTTCAAGCTATTCAGAAAACTTCCGATGGGCATCCTTTCCA GAACATTTTGGAAATGGATTTAACATTGCCCGCGGAGAAGGTGCACGAAGTGGCAGACGTGGCTGTTGCACACTTAAACGCAGCGGTCAGTGAACTTCGTAGGCTCTTCCTtgtcgaggatttcgtcgactCTTTAAAATTTGGTGTCCTTCTTTGGTGTCTCACCTACGTGGGTTCTTGGTTCAATGGCATGACTCTAGTCATAATtg GAGTGGTTGCCTTATTCACACTGCCGAAGGTCTATGAGACAAATAAGGCACAAATTGACCAGAATCTAGCACTGGTACAAAGCAAAATCAACGATCTCACTACTAA AGTGAAAGCTGCGATACCGTTTGGCAAGAAAGAGCCAAAGAAGGAAGAATAA
- the Rtnl1 gene encoding reticulon isoform X2: MAELKEQPIRREHDSMDDFEHLEHVQDGQSTHLETHTEKVDRSAKDNFDMDQDMINFSLNQSLNEPEDSKKATMLLLESEKGKPAEESNFEVRSKEPEFDLLSGKIEDQSDVMKIDPVTKQADEKQEIAEKEEVKETKIPDREPEIPPSTEKKLDNSWNVIEKSPPVSELISKPERKAESVSEYVVEHVEKKERISAPETGESEFESEIEASPAKSFKSIKQEVRREPIEVEIAPKEIFSSMGIVAALIYWRDPKKSGPVFGCILGVLLSLAYFSLISVLAYLSLLILTGTVAFRIHNTVLQAIQKTSDGHPFQNILEMDLTLPAEKVHEVADVAVAHLNAAVSELRRLFLVEDFVDSLKFGVLLWCLTYVGSWFNGMTLVIIGVVALFTLPKVYETNKAQIDQNLALVQSKINDLTTKVKAAIPFGKKEPKKEE; this comes from the exons ATGGCCGAGTTGAAGGAGCAACCAATCAGGAGAGAGCACGATTCGATGGACGATTTTGAGCACCTCGAACACGTCCAGGATGGGCAATCAACCCACCTTGAAACTCATACCGAGAAAGTAGATAGAAGTGCGAAGGATAATTTCGATATGGATCAAGATATGATCAACTTTTCCTTGAATCAATCATTAAATGAACCAGAAGATTCTAAAAAAGCGACGATGTTATTATTGGAGTCAGAAAAAGGAAAACCGGCTGAGGAAAGTAATTTTGAGGTTAGATCAAAGGAACCGGAATTCGACTTGTTATCAGGCAAAATAGAGGACCAATCGGACGTTATGAAAATCGATCCGGTTACTAAACAGGCAGATGAGAAGCAAGAGATCGCCGAAAAGGAAGAAGTTAAGGAAACCAAAATTCCAGATCGCGAACCAGAAATTCCTCCCTCTACTGAGAAAAAATTGGATAATTCATGGAATGTTATTGAAAAATCTCCACCTGTTTCGGAGTTAATTTCGAAACCAGAGAGAAAAGCAGAAAGTGTAAGTGAGTATGTGGTTGAGCATGTAGAGAAAAAGGAACGGATCAGTGCACCAGAAACCGGGGAATCGGAATTTGAGTCCGAAATCGAAGCATCACCGGCAAAGAGTTTCAAATCGATCAAGCAGGAAGTAAGACGAGAACCGATAGAAGTGGAAATTGCTCCAAAGGAGATTTTCAGTAGCATGGGAATCG TGGCAGCTTTAATTTATTGGCGCGATCCAAAGAAATCAGGCCCCGTGTTCGGGTGTATACTCGGCGTGCTCCTCTCGCTGGCCTACTTCAGCTTGATAAGTGTTCTTGCTTATTTGTCACTTCTTATCCTCACAGGCACCGTTGCCTTTAGGATTCACAACACCGTTCTTCAAGCTATTCAGAAAACTTCCGATGGGCATCCTTTCCA GAACATTTTGGAAATGGATTTAACATTGCCCGCGGAGAAGGTGCACGAAGTGGCAGACGTGGCTGTTGCACACTTAAACGCAGCGGTCAGTGAACTTCGTAGGCTCTTCCTtgtcgaggatttcgtcgactCTTTAAAATTTGGTGTCCTTCTTTGGTGTCTCACCTACGTGGGTTCTTGGTTCAATGGCATGACTCTAGTCATAATtg GAGTGGTTGCCTTATTCACACTGCCGAAGGTCTATGAGACAAATAAGGCACAAATTGACCAGAATCTAGCACTGGTACAAAGCAAAATCAACGATCTCACTACTAA AGTGAAAGCTGCGATACCGTTTGGCAAGAAAGAGCCAAAGAAGGAAGAATAA